The following coding sequences are from one Salvia hispanica cultivar TCC Black 2014 chromosome 3, UniMelb_Shisp_WGS_1.0, whole genome shotgun sequence window:
- the LOC125210003 gene encoding probable transcription factor KAN2: protein MELFPAQPDLSLRISPLNSTTSSSWRRGGEEEMDLGFWKRALESRASISSMPKPDLNLSNPARVSDTTNTSAAPHHQHHHLLHGGFARPQLGEEVNLLRPIRGIPVYQNPLSFPFTPHYHHHQQQHHHQQHHHLESSYNHIATAPSVAPYTSQGLMRSRFLSRFPAKRSMRTPWIRWTTTLHHQWV, encoded by the coding sequence ATGGAGTTGTTTCCAGCACAGCCAGACCTATCTCTAAGGATCAGCCCTTTAAATAGCACGACCTCATCGAGCTGGAGAAGAGGAGGGGAAGAAGAAATGGATTTGGGGTTTTGGAAGCGAGCTCTTGAGTCAAGAGCCTCCATCTCTTCAATGCCCAAGCCCGACCTCAACCTCTCTAATCCAGCCAGGGTTTCCGACACCACCAACACCTCCGCCGCGCCCCACCACCAacaccaccacctcctccaCGGCGGCTTCGCCCGGCCGCAGCTGGGAGAGGAAGTGAATTTGCTGAGGCCGATTAGGGGAATTCCGGTGTACCAAAACCCTCTTTCTTTCCCCTTCACACCTCATTATCACCACCATCAACAGCAGCACCATCACCAACAGCATCATCATTTGGAATCATCTTATAATCACATCGCAACCGCTCCGTCGGTGGCGCCCTACACCTCCCAAGGCCTCATGCGATCGCGCTTCCTCTCGAGATTTCCGGCTAAGCGGAGCATGAGGACCCCATGGATACGCTGGACCACAACCCTCCACCACCAATGggtttag